The Methanothrix sp. genome segment CCGCGTTCAGAAGAGCGCATTTCTCGGAGATCTGAACCGGAACGAGTCAGATTCTCTGGCCCTCGAGTGCGAGTCTGTCATAGAGGACACCGACTCGGTTTATGTGTTTCCGATGTGCGAGGACTGCTTCGATAAGATAAAGCTGATCGGGACCGGGTTTGATAGAGAGCTAGTAAGCGGAATGACTGTGACCAAGTTCTTCTAGGAGGCGGATGGTATCGAGGAATCGCTCGATCAGGATGTGCTCATAACAGTCTCAGATGTGATCGAATACCTCTTCTGCCCCAGGTTCATATTCTTCATGCACTGTCTCAACATCCCACAGAGGGAGGAGAGGTACTACAAGGTTCTGAGGGGCAGGGAACTTCACGAGAGCCGGGAGAAGGTCAACACCAGCTACGTGAGAAAGAGGCTCAGGTGCGTGAGAAAGGAGGTCGCTGTTTATATGACATCCCACAGGTACCGGAT includes the following:
- the cas2 gene encoding CRISPR-associated endonuclease Cas2, encoding MMLVWVIYDISDDRTRSRVAKICKNYGLYRVQKSAFLGDLNRNESDSLALECESVIEDTDSVYVFPMCEDCFDKIKLIGTGFDRELVSGMTVTKFF